In a genomic window of Streptomyces sp. SJL17-4:
- a CDS encoding MBL fold metallo-hydrolase, whose protein sequence is MRMLVLSAATGTFGTNVHIVAAGPGHPCLVIDPGHDSREAVLRAVRTHRLEPEAILITHGHMDHTWDAVPLSRHYGVPAWIHPADRYQLGAPARGLPDSFPRDLLVGHPDREPDEVRELPERGGELTFAAGTVTVLHTPGHTSGSVMFRFDGGDEPLLATGDTLLASGRGRADAPTANPTSMEDSLRMVTGLCPEDTRLLTGHGPTSLLRQTGIRRPV, encoded by the coding sequence ATGCGCATGCTCGTCCTGTCCGCCGCCACCGGCACGTTCGGAACGAACGTCCACATCGTCGCCGCCGGCCCGGGACATCCCTGCCTCGTCATCGACCCCGGTCACGACTCCCGCGAGGCGGTCCTACGGGCCGTCCGCACCCACCGCCTCGAACCCGAGGCCATCCTCATCACCCACGGCCACATGGACCACACCTGGGACGCCGTACCGCTCTCCCGGCACTACGGCGTCCCGGCCTGGATCCACCCGGCCGACCGCTACCAACTCGGTGCTCCCGCCCGGGGGCTGCCCGACTCGTTCCCACGCGACCTGCTCGTCGGCCACCCGGACCGGGAGCCCGACGAGGTGCGCGAACTCCCCGAGCGGGGCGGTGAGCTGACCTTCGCCGCCGGCACCGTGACCGTGCTGCACACCCCCGGCCACACCAGCGGCTCGGTGATGTTCCGCTTCGACGGCGGCGACGAGCCGCTGCTCGCCACCGGCGACACCCTGCTCGCGAGCGGCCGGGGACGCGCGGACGCGCCCACCGCCAACCCGACGAGCATGGAGGACTCCCTCCGCATGGTCACCGGCCTCTGCCCGGAGGACACCCGGCTGCTCACCGGGCACGGCCCCACGTCCTTGCTCCGCCAGACGGGAATCCGCAGGCCGGTGTGA
- a CDS encoding aldo/keto reductase: protein MRTTMRRIQLGGSQRTFAAVGIGCMGMSWGYDELGRDDSESVAVVRHALDLGVDLIDTADQYGPFTNELLVGKALKGHRERALLATKGGIVVDDPATYKSHRDGRPAHLRAAVDASLRRLGVDHIDLYQLHRIDPEVPVEESWGALAELVKEGKLGALGLSEASVAEIGRAHAVHPVASVQSELSLGSRDALKDGVVEYCGHEGIAFIAFAPLGRGFLSGLISSPQDLPTADGRHRIPRFQPEALTANQAIVDGVRTLADSLGATVAQVAIAWVLAQGEHVGVIPGTKTRRYLEDNVAAGSLTLPPQALAELAALPEPVGAR from the coding sequence GTGCGCACGACGATGCGCAGGATCCAACTGGGCGGCTCACAGCGGACCTTCGCGGCCGTCGGCATCGGCTGCATGGGCATGTCGTGGGGTTACGACGAGCTGGGCCGGGACGACAGCGAGTCCGTCGCGGTCGTACGGCACGCCCTCGACCTCGGCGTCGACCTGATCGACACGGCCGACCAGTACGGCCCGTTCACCAACGAACTACTGGTCGGCAAGGCACTCAAGGGCCACCGCGAGAGGGCCCTGCTCGCCACGAAGGGCGGGATCGTCGTCGACGACCCGGCCACGTACAAGAGCCACCGCGACGGCCGCCCCGCGCATCTGCGCGCCGCCGTCGACGCGAGCCTGCGACGGCTCGGCGTGGACCACATCGACCTCTACCAGCTGCACCGTATCGACCCCGAGGTTCCGGTCGAGGAGAGCTGGGGCGCGCTCGCGGAGCTGGTGAAGGAGGGCAAGCTCGGTGCGCTCGGTCTCTCCGAGGCGTCGGTGGCGGAGATCGGCCGGGCACACGCGGTCCACCCGGTGGCGTCCGTACAGAGCGAGCTGTCGCTGGGGAGCCGGGACGCCCTGAAGGACGGCGTGGTGGAGTACTGCGGGCACGAGGGCATCGCGTTCATCGCGTTCGCCCCGCTCGGCCGGGGCTTCCTGTCCGGCCTGATCAGCAGCCCGCAGGACCTGCCGACGGCCGACGGACGGCACCGGATCCCGCGGTTCCAGCCCGAGGCCCTCACCGCCAACCAGGCGATCGTCGACGGGGTACGGACCCTGGCCGACAGCCTCGGCGCGACCGTCGCCCAGGTGGCGATCGCCTGGGTGCTGGCCCAGGGCGAGCACGTGGGCGTCATCCCGGGCACCAAGACCCGCCGCTACCTGGAGGACAACGTCGCAGCCGGCTCCCTGACCCTCCCGCCGCAGGCCCTGGCCGAACTGGCCGCACTGCCGGAACCGGTCGGCGCGCGCTGA
- a CDS encoding MarR family transcriptional regulator: MAKTTTETVAAGRLGHTIKRAEQALIGRKTEALREFGLTVPQYAVLLLLSVSDGMSAAQLARECMVTPQTMATVLTNLEKADLVVREPSELHQKVVVNRATRAGRAIVKKADKAALRVEGALGAEFTPEERARFEEYLERSIVVLGSLE, from the coding sequence ATGGCGAAGACGACGACGGAGACGGTCGCCGCGGGTCGACTCGGGCACACGATCAAGAGGGCCGAGCAGGCTCTGATCGGACGCAAGACGGAAGCGCTGCGGGAGTTCGGTCTGACGGTGCCGCAGTACGCCGTCCTGCTGCTGTTGTCGGTCTCGGACGGCATGTCCGCGGCGCAGCTGGCGCGCGAGTGCATGGTCACGCCGCAGACGATGGCCACGGTTCTGACCAACCTGGAGAAGGCGGACCTGGTGGTCCGGGAGCCCTCGGAGCTGCACCAGAAGGTCGTCGTCAACCGGGCGACCCGGGCCGGCCGGGCCATCGTGAAGAAGGCCGACAAGGCGGCCCTTCGCGTCGAGGGGGCGCTGGGCGCCGAGTTCACGCCCGAGGAAAGGGCGCGGTTCGAGGAGTACCTGGAGCGGTCGATCGTCGTTCTGGGGTCCCTCGAATAG
- a CDS encoding histidine kinase, whose translation MSKSGTRSSYGIGAALAAGWAWFAVPGQWSGRRTTGEVALAAVVALLGAGTEDLLGGEGWVLAAVAAGSALLSLVRRRLPASVLVLTAGLTPFVPGFGPLLLVVGWSSGRYIAGAGRALTAFIAAFVVNVGGSLVGPWEGSRLLTIALTATLYYLGTTLAPGLAHRYWTQRRTLLHALQERNAQLLRERTMVVGQARLRERQRIAQDMHDSLGHQLALIAVHTGALEVDRELSERQREVVGVLRNASVTAMHELREVVGILRDGIEAADGSAAAPGRAGDGTGRAARGIAGIEGLVEAARTAGTSVGLRRSGEERSLAPAADHAAYRIVQEALTNAYKYAPGAAIGVDLRYEPDTFVVEVLNEKPTDEPAEDVVSGGQGLTGLAERARLVGGMCHAGPADGGGFRVAGMLPYGAAPLAEAAPLVDAADDFRQQTTKPLVGDGRPVVVGPADWTFTERELAMAVHGGRGRSTGGSIALGCGIAFAALVLLVVAGGFGLYFLMGSLKEGMIEPAQYEAVKVGAAEKDVRGQLPSGDTIATAGLSGKGPARPEGADCLVLMSSEVSDTFEKEPVFRFCFKDGKLIEKKSYEVEAR comes from the coding sequence ATGTCGAAGTCGGGGACCCGGAGTTCGTACGGGATCGGGGCCGCGCTCGCCGCGGGGTGGGCGTGGTTCGCGGTGCCGGGGCAGTGGTCGGGGCGCAGGACCACCGGTGAGGTGGCACTCGCCGCGGTCGTCGCGCTGCTCGGCGCCGGGACCGAGGACCTCCTGGGCGGCGAGGGCTGGGTGCTGGCCGCCGTCGCCGCCGGGTCCGCCCTGCTGTCCCTCGTGCGCCGCAGACTTCCCGCGAGCGTGCTCGTCCTGACCGCGGGTCTCACGCCCTTCGTGCCCGGCTTCGGGCCGCTGCTGCTGGTCGTCGGCTGGTCCTCCGGCCGGTACATCGCGGGGGCGGGCCGCGCGCTCACCGCGTTCATCGCCGCCTTCGTCGTGAACGTCGGCGGGAGTCTCGTGGGGCCGTGGGAAGGGAGCCGGCTGCTCACCATCGCCCTCACGGCGACCCTGTACTACCTGGGCACCACCCTGGCCCCCGGGCTCGCCCACCGCTACTGGACCCAGCGGCGGACCCTGTTGCACGCGCTCCAGGAGCGCAACGCCCAGCTGCTGCGGGAGCGGACCATGGTGGTCGGGCAGGCGCGGCTGCGGGAGCGTCAGCGGATCGCCCAGGACATGCACGACAGCCTCGGGCACCAACTGGCCCTGATCGCCGTCCACACCGGGGCCCTGGAGGTGGACCGGGAGCTGAGCGAGCGCCAGCGCGAGGTCGTCGGAGTCCTGCGGAACGCGTCGGTGACCGCGATGCACGAGCTGCGGGAGGTCGTCGGGATCCTCCGCGACGGGATCGAGGCCGCCGACGGTTCGGCGGCGGCGCCCGGGCGGGCCGGGGACGGGACGGGCCGCGCGGCGCGGGGGATCGCGGGCATCGAGGGGCTGGTGGAGGCGGCACGGACGGCCGGCACCTCGGTCGGGCTGAGACGGTCGGGGGAGGAGCGGTCGCTGGCTCCGGCCGCCGACCACGCCGCGTACCGGATCGTGCAGGAGGCCCTCACCAACGCCTACAAGTACGCGCCGGGGGCGGCGATCGGCGTCGACCTGCGGTACGAGCCGGACACCTTCGTGGTGGAGGTCCTCAACGAGAAGCCCACGGACGAGCCCGCGGAGGACGTGGTGAGCGGCGGGCAGGGGCTGACCGGCCTCGCCGAGCGGGCCCGGCTGGTGGGTGGCATGTGTCATGCGGGCCCGGCCGACGGCGGTGGGTTCCGGGTGGCCGGAATGCTGCCCTACGGAGCGGCGCCCCTCGCGGAAGCCGCGCCTTTGGTCGATGCGGCCGACGACTTCCGGCAGCAGACCACGAAGCCGCTGGTGGGCGATGGTCGTCCGGTCGTGGTCGGACCGGCCGACTGGACGTTCACGGAGCGGGAGCTGGCCATGGCGGTGCACGGGGGCAGAGGCAGAAGCACGGGTGGTTCGATCGCGCTGGGCTGCGGGATCGCGTTCGCGGCGCTCGTCCTGCTGGTGGTGGCGGGCGGCTTCGGCCTCTACTTCCTGATGGGGTCGTTGAAGGAGGGGATGATCGAACCCGCGCAGTACGAGGCGGTGAAGGTCGGGGCGGCGGAGAAGGACGTACGAGGCCAACTCCCGTCCGGCGACACGATCGCCACGGCCGGCCTCAGCGGCAAGGGCCCCGCGCGGCCCGAGGGCGCCGACTGTCTGGTGCTGATGTCCTCGGAGGTGAGCGACACCTTCGAGAAGGAGCCCGTTTTCCGGTTCTGCTTCAAGGACGGCAAGCTGATCGAGAAGAAGTCGTACGAGGTCGAGGCGCGCTAG
- a CDS encoding response regulator transcription factor has product MAGQAIRVVIADDEPLIRAGIRMILTSDPEIEVVAEAANGREAVEVTRAHAADVVLLDIQMPVLDGLSALPELRRAAPAARVIVLTTFGERDNVLRTLEHGGAGFLLKDTAPAELIRAVRAAAAGDAYLSPAATRHVVERLATGREAARAEEARGRIAGLSEKERDVLALLGEGLSNADAGKRLHMSEATVKTYVSRILAKLDCENRVQAALLARDAGL; this is encoded by the coding sequence CTGGCAGGGCAGGCCATCAGGGTGGTGATCGCCGACGACGAGCCGCTGATCAGGGCCGGGATTCGGATGATCCTCACCTCCGACCCGGAGATCGAGGTCGTCGCCGAGGCCGCCAACGGCCGGGAGGCGGTCGAGGTGACACGGGCGCATGCCGCGGACGTGGTGCTGCTCGACATTCAGATGCCGGTGCTCGACGGCCTCTCGGCGCTGCCGGAGCTGCGCCGGGCGGCGCCGGCGGCCCGGGTGATCGTCCTGACGACCTTCGGGGAGCGGGACAACGTCCTGCGGACCCTGGAGCACGGGGGCGCCGGGTTCCTGCTGAAGGACACGGCACCCGCGGAGCTCATCCGGGCGGTACGGGCGGCCGCGGCGGGTGACGCGTATCTGTCACCGGCGGCGACCCGGCATGTCGTGGAGCGGCTCGCCACCGGCCGGGAGGCGGCCCGTGCCGAGGAGGCGCGGGGGCGGATCGCGGGCCTGAGCGAGAAGGAGCGCGATGTGCTGGCGCTGCTCGGCGAAGGGCTCTCCAACGCGGACGCGGGGAAGCGGCTGCACATGAGCGAGGCCACGGTGAAGACGTATGTGAGCCGGATCCTCGCCAAGCTGGACTGCGAGAACCGGGTCCAGGCGGCACTGCTCGCACGGGACGCGGGACTGTAG
- a CDS encoding DUF2252 domain-containing protein: MGDTQVVVPGQRGTDGAPEGRSDSATDGLRVPHVPGFARRAAVGGGTAASPKERGKALRERVPRSAHRQPALAADRPDAVRAVEESNRDRVPELAPMRVGRMAASPFTFLRGAAGLMAQDLAGTPVTGIAAQLCGDAHAANFGLYGDARGRLVMDLNDFDETVVGPWEWDLKRLATSLVLVGREVGASEDVCRAAAFDTVGAYRRTMRLLARLPTLDAWNAIADEELVSHTDARDLLGTLERVSAKARNNTSARFAARSTEAVTDAEGGGRRFVDAPPVLRRVPDAEAAAVAASLGPYLETVSEDRLPLLARYAVHDVAFRVVGTGSVGTRSYVVLLLDHRGEALVLQVKEARPSALLPHLPAAGFTVADPGHEGRRVVLGQKRIQVVSDILLGWTTVEGRPFQVRQFRNRKGSVDPAALTVDQVDDYGRMTGALLARAHAHSADPRLIAGYCGKNEEFDEAVAAFAVSYADRTTADHADLLTAVRAGRIAAELGV, from the coding sequence ATGGGCGACACCCAGGTCGTCGTGCCGGGACAGCGCGGCACGGACGGAGCACCGGAGGGCAGGTCGGACAGCGCTACGGACGGCCTGCGCGTGCCGCACGTGCCGGGCTTCGCCCGCCGTGCCGCCGTCGGAGGCGGGACCGCCGCCTCTCCCAAGGAACGCGGCAAGGCACTGCGTGAGCGGGTCCCGCGCTCCGCCCACCGGCAGCCCGCCCTCGCGGCCGACCGACCCGATGCCGTCCGGGCCGTCGAGGAGTCGAACCGGGACCGCGTCCCCGAACTCGCACCGATGCGGGTCGGCAGGATGGCGGCCAGCCCCTTCACCTTCCTGCGCGGAGCCGCCGGGCTCATGGCCCAGGACCTCGCCGGCACCCCCGTCACCGGGATCGCCGCCCAACTGTGCGGCGACGCTCACGCCGCCAACTTCGGGCTCTACGGAGACGCGCGCGGCCGGCTCGTCATGGACCTCAACGACTTCGACGAGACCGTCGTCGGCCCCTGGGAATGGGACCTCAAGCGGCTTGCCACCTCCCTCGTCCTCGTCGGCCGGGAAGTGGGCGCGAGCGAGGACGTGTGCCGGGCCGCCGCCTTCGACACCGTCGGCGCCTACCGGCGCACCATGCGGCTGCTCGCCCGGCTCCCCACTCTCGACGCGTGGAACGCCATCGCCGACGAGGAGCTCGTCTCCCACACCGACGCCCGTGACCTCCTCGGCACCCTGGAGCGGGTCTCCGCCAAGGCCCGCAACAACACCAGCGCCCGGTTCGCCGCCCGCTCCACCGAGGCCGTCACCGACGCCGAGGGCGGCGGCCGCCGCTTCGTCGACGCTCCCCCGGTCCTGCGCAGGGTCCCGGACGCCGAGGCGGCAGCCGTCGCCGCCTCCCTCGGCCCCTACCTGGAGACCGTGTCCGAGGACCGGCTGCCGCTCCTCGCGCGGTACGCCGTCCACGACGTGGCCTTCCGGGTCGTCGGCACCGGCAGCGTCGGCACCCGCTCCTATGTCGTGCTGCTCCTCGACCACCGGGGCGAGGCACTCGTCCTCCAGGTGAAGGAAGCCCGGCCGTCCGCCCTGCTGCCCCACCTGCCGGCCGCCGGGTTCACCGTCGCCGACCCCGGCCACGAGGGTCGACGCGTCGTGCTCGGTCAGAAGCGAATACAGGTCGTGAGCGACATCCTGCTCGGCTGGACCACGGTGGAGGGGCGCCCCTTCCAGGTGCGCCAGTTCCGCAACCGCAAGGGCAGCGTCGATCCCGCCGCGCTCACCGTGGACCAGGTCGACGACTACGGGCGGATGACGGGGGCCCTGCTCGCCCGCGCCCACGCCCACAGCGCCGATCCGCGCCTGATAGCCGGGTACTGCGGGAAGAACGAGGAGTTCGACGAGGCCGTCGCCGCGTTCGCCGTGTCCTACGCGGACCGCACCACCGCCGACCATGCCGACCTGCTCACTGCCGTCCGAGCGGGCCGCATAGCGGCAGAACTGGGCGTCTGA
- a CDS encoding rhodanese-like domain-containing protein, with the protein MNFSPLPSVDAASVPADALVLDVREDDEWAAGHVEGALHVPMSDFVGRFGEVTEAVAERGRAYVMCRVGGRSAQVTQYLVQQGFDAVNVEGGMLAWDGAGRPMVTGTGSPAFVL; encoded by the coding sequence ATGAATTTCTCCCCTCTGCCCTCGGTGGACGCGGCTTCCGTGCCGGCCGATGCCCTGGTGCTGGACGTCAGGGAGGACGACGAGTGGGCGGCCGGGCATGTCGAGGGCGCGCTGCACGTGCCGATGAGCGACTTCGTGGGCCGTTTCGGTGAGGTGACCGAGGCGGTGGCCGAGCGGGGTCGCGCCTATGTGATGTGCCGGGTGGGTGGCCGGTCGGCGCAGGTCACGCAGTATCTGGTGCAGCAGGGCTTCGACGCGGTGAACGTCGAGGGCGGCATGCTCGCCTGGGACGGTGCCGGGCGCCCGATGGTGACGGGTACCGGAAGCCCGGCCTTCGTTCTCTGA
- a CDS encoding acyl-CoA dehydrogenase family protein: MDFTFTEEQQAAVEAAKAVFSGVTPDAVPSPALTPGAVSEDLDRPLWSRLAAADLLGLVVSPEHGGGGLDPVALCLVLRESARVLARVPLLETSAVAMTVERYAPPKTAADLLPRVSRGELVLTAAAQGRTGHDPAERAVTAHRDGTDWILDGLQTAVPWAHGADIIAVPAHTTDGATVLALLPRTHDGLTLTAQYSTSGELLAELRLDAVRLDDTDVIDTEGAWDRLRGLLTTGTCALALGLGEAVLTMTSHYTGKREQFGHPVATFQAVAVQTADRYIDLRAMEVTLWQAAWRLSSGAEAALPAEGDIAVAKIWASEGVRRVVQTAQHLHGGFGADTDYPLHRFHAWAKHLELSLGPAAAHEDALGDLLADHPLG, from the coding sequence GTGGACTTCACCTTCACCGAAGAGCAGCAGGCGGCCGTCGAGGCCGCCAAGGCGGTCTTCTCGGGCGTCACGCCCGACGCGGTACCGAGCCCCGCCCTCACCCCGGGCGCCGTCTCCGAGGACCTCGACCGACCGCTCTGGTCCCGCCTCGCCGCCGCCGACCTCCTCGGCCTCGTGGTGTCCCCGGAGCACGGAGGCGGCGGGCTCGACCCCGTCGCCCTCTGCCTCGTCCTGCGCGAATCCGCCCGCGTCCTGGCCCGGGTCCCCCTCCTGGAGACCAGCGCCGTCGCCATGACCGTCGAGCGGTACGCGCCCCCGAAGACGGCCGCCGACCTGCTCCCCCGTGTGAGCCGCGGCGAACTCGTCCTCACCGCCGCCGCTCAGGGACGCACCGGCCACGACCCCGCCGAACGCGCCGTCACCGCACACCGCGACGGCACCGACTGGATCCTCGACGGCCTGCAGACCGCAGTCCCCTGGGCCCATGGCGCCGACATCATCGCCGTCCCCGCACACACCACCGACGGCGCCACGGTCCTCGCCCTGCTGCCCCGCACGCACGACGGACTGACCCTCACCGCCCAGTACTCCACCAGCGGCGAACTCCTGGCGGAACTACGACTCGACGCGGTCCGCCTCGACGACACCGACGTCATCGACACCGAAGGCGCCTGGGACCGGCTCCGCGGACTCCTCACCACCGGCACCTGCGCGCTCGCCCTCGGCCTCGGCGAGGCCGTCCTCACCATGACGAGCCACTACACCGGGAAACGCGAACAGTTCGGCCACCCCGTGGCCACCTTCCAGGCCGTCGCCGTCCAGACCGCCGACCGCTACATCGACCTGCGCGCCATGGAGGTCACCCTCTGGCAGGCGGCCTGGCGCCTGTCCAGCGGAGCCGAAGCGGCACTCCCCGCCGAAGGGGACATCGCCGTCGCGAAGATCTGGGCCTCCGAAGGCGTACGACGGGTGGTGCAGACCGCGCAGCACCTGCACGGCGGCTTCGGCGCCGACACCGACTACCCGCTGCACCGCTTCCACGCCTGGGCCAAGCACCTGGAGCTGTCCCTCGGCCCCGCCGCGGCCCACGAGGACGCCCTGGGCGACCTCCTGGCCGACCACCCCCTCGGCTGA